In Nocardia asteroides, the following proteins share a genomic window:
- the glmU gene encoding bifunctional UDP-N-acetylglucosamine diphosphorylase/glucosamine-1-phosphate N-acetyltransferase GlmU: protein MPPQTAVVVLAAGAGTRMRSKTPKVLHPLAGRSMLSHALHAAAEIAPTHLITVVGHDREKVSAAVAEVGKELGREIVCAVQEEQLGTGHAVQCALDAVPADFDGDLLVTSADVPLLDGHTLSALLDEHRSYTERPAVTVLTFVPDDANGYGRIVRDADGQVAEIVEHADATPEQTRIKEVNSGVYAFDATVLRTMIGRLSTANAQHELYLTDVLRLAREAGHPVHGARLVDANKVTGVNDRVQLSQAGATLNRYILERHMRAGVTVVDPATTWVDASVRIGRDAVLRPGTQLFGATRIGEDAEIGPDTTLTDVVVGDGASVIRTHGERAEIGEGATIGPFSYLRPGTVVGEEGKLGAFVETKNASIGAHSKVPHLTYVGDATIGEYSNIGASSVFVNYDGVDKHHTVVGSHVRTGSDTMFIAPVTVGDGAYTGAGTVLRRSVPPGALAVSGGPQRIIENWVQRYRPGTAAARAAAEAIAANETSDQTIEQKDGNQQ from the coding sequence ATGCCACCGCAGACCGCCGTCGTCGTCCTCGCCGCAGGTGCCGGGACGCGAATGCGGTCGAAGACTCCGAAAGTGCTGCACCCATTGGCCGGCCGGTCGATGCTCTCGCACGCGCTGCACGCCGCCGCCGAGATCGCGCCGACCCACCTGATCACCGTGGTCGGGCACGACCGCGAGAAGGTCAGCGCCGCCGTCGCCGAGGTGGGCAAGGAACTCGGCCGCGAGATCGTCTGCGCGGTGCAGGAGGAGCAGCTCGGTACCGGCCACGCGGTGCAGTGCGCGCTGGACGCGGTACCCGCGGACTTCGACGGCGACCTGCTCGTCACCTCGGCCGACGTGCCGCTGCTGGACGGGCACACGCTGTCCGCGCTGCTCGACGAGCACCGCAGCTACACCGAGCGCCCGGCGGTCACCGTGCTGACCTTCGTCCCCGACGACGCCAACGGCTACGGCCGGATCGTGCGCGACGCCGACGGCCAGGTCGCCGAGATCGTCGAGCACGCCGACGCCACCCCGGAACAGACCAGGATCAAAGAGGTCAACTCCGGCGTCTACGCCTTCGACGCGACCGTGCTGCGCACGATGATCGGCAGGCTCTCCACCGCCAACGCCCAGCACGAGCTCTACCTGACCGACGTGCTGCGGCTGGCGCGCGAGGCCGGGCACCCGGTGCACGGCGCGCGCCTGGTCGACGCGAACAAGGTCACCGGCGTCAACGACCGGGTGCAGCTGTCCCAGGCGGGCGCCACCCTCAACCGCTACATCCTCGAACGGCACATGCGCGCCGGCGTCACCGTCGTCGACCCGGCGACCACCTGGGTCGACGCGAGCGTCCGGATCGGGCGCGACGCCGTGTTGCGCCCCGGCACCCAGCTCTTCGGCGCGACCCGGATCGGCGAGGACGCCGAGATCGGGCCGGACACCACCCTCACCGACGTGGTCGTCGGCGACGGAGCGAGCGTGATCCGCACCCACGGCGAGCGGGCCGAGATCGGCGAGGGCGCGACCATCGGGCCGTTCAGCTACCTGCGGCCGGGCACCGTCGTCGGCGAGGAAGGCAAGCTCGGCGCGTTCGTGGAGACGAAGAACGCCTCGATCGGAGCGCACTCGAAGGTGCCGCACCTGACCTATGTCGGTGACGCGACCATCGGCGAGTACAGCAACATCGGCGCTTCCAGCGTTTTCGTCAACTATGACGGTGTCGACAAACACCACACCGTGGTCGGTTCGCACGTGCGGACCGGTAGCGACACCATGTTCATCGCTCCGGTCACCGTGGGTGACGGCGCCTATACCGGAGCGGGTACTGTGCTGCGTAGAAGCGTTCCACCGGGGGCACTGGCCGTGTCGGGTGGGCCACAGCGCATCATTGAGAACTGGGTGCAGCGTTACCGTCCAGGAACCGCTGCGGCGCGCGCGGCGGCGGAGGCCATCGCGGCAAACGAGACGTCTGATCAGACAATCGAGCAAAAGGATGGCAACCAGCAGTGA
- a CDS encoding ribose-phosphate diphosphokinase: MLFAGRSHPELAEQVAKELDVDITPQTARDFANGEIFVRFEESVRGSDAFVLQSFPAPLNQWLMEQLIMIDALKRGSAKRITAVLPFYPYARQDKKHRGREPISARLVADLLKTAGADRIITVDLHTDQIQGFFDGPVDHMHALVQLSEYIRTNYPSDNLAVVSPDAGRVKVAEKWADALGGTPLAFIHKTRDPLVPNQVKSNRVVGDVEGRTCVLIDDMIDTGGTIAGAVKVLKEAGAGDVIIAATHGVLSDPAAERLANCGAREVVITNTLPISEEKKFPTLTVLSIAPLLARTIREVFENGSVTGLFNGNA, encoded by the coding sequence ATGCTCTTCGCCGGCCGGTCACATCCCGAGCTGGCCGAGCAGGTCGCCAAGGAACTGGACGTCGACATCACCCCGCAGACCGCGCGTGACTTCGCCAACGGCGAGATCTTCGTCCGGTTCGAGGAGTCGGTGCGCGGTTCCGACGCCTTCGTGCTGCAGAGCTTCCCCGCGCCGCTGAACCAGTGGTTGATGGAACAGCTCATCATGATCGACGCGCTCAAGCGCGGCTCCGCCAAGCGGATCACCGCGGTGCTGCCGTTCTACCCGTACGCCCGCCAGGACAAGAAGCACCGCGGGCGCGAGCCGATCTCGGCCCGCCTCGTCGCCGACCTGCTCAAGACCGCCGGTGCCGACCGCATCATCACCGTCGACCTGCACACCGACCAGATCCAGGGCTTCTTCGACGGCCCCGTCGATCACATGCACGCGCTGGTGCAGCTCTCGGAGTACATCCGCACCAACTACCCCTCGGACAACCTGGCCGTCGTCTCCCCCGACGCGGGCCGCGTGAAGGTCGCCGAGAAGTGGGCCGACGCGCTCGGCGGCACGCCGCTGGCGTTCATCCACAAGACCCGCGACCCGCTGGTCCCCAACCAGGTGAAGTCCAACCGCGTCGTCGGTGACGTCGAGGGCCGCACCTGCGTGCTGATCGACGACATGATCGACACCGGTGGCACCATCGCCGGCGCGGTGAAGGTGCTCAAGGAGGCCGGCGCGGGCGATGTCATCATCGCCGCCACGCACGGCGTGCTGAGCGACCCGGCCGCCGAGCGCCTGGCCAACTGCGGCGCGCGCGAGGTCGTCATCACCAACACCCTGCCGATCAGCGAGGAGAAGAAGTTCCCCACGCTGACCGTGCTGTCCATCGCGCCGCTGCTGGCCCGCACCATCCGCGAGGTCTTCGAGAACGGGTCCGTAACCGGCCTCTTCAACGGCAACGCCTGA
- a CDS encoding DUF2461 domain-containing protein, with the protein MPELADAFTGFPLTALDFYEDLEADNSKTFWAAHKQTYEEAVRAPMTALTAELEAEFGPAKIFRPYRDVRFAADKSPYKDHQGAVAATMPGVGWYVQIGAAGLFVAGGCYMMSPAALATLRATIDDDVRGAELEHILADATAAGFTIGGDQLKTKPKGYPADHPRIELLRHKSLTARREFGAPDWLSTPAAATEIRRAWTELRPLVEWFTGVFEGIEH; encoded by the coding sequence GTGCCCGAGCTTGCCGACGCGTTCACCGGTTTCCCGCTGACGGCCCTCGACTTCTACGAGGACCTGGAAGCCGACAATTCCAAGACCTTCTGGGCCGCGCACAAGCAGACCTACGAGGAGGCGGTGCGCGCGCCGATGACCGCGCTGACCGCCGAGCTCGAGGCCGAGTTCGGCCCGGCCAAGATCTTCCGGCCCTACCGCGACGTGCGGTTCGCCGCCGACAAGTCGCCGTACAAGGACCATCAGGGCGCGGTCGCGGCGACCATGCCGGGCGTCGGCTGGTACGTGCAGATCGGCGCGGCCGGGCTCTTCGTCGCAGGCGGCTGCTACATGATGTCGCCTGCCGCGCTGGCCACCCTGCGCGCCACCATCGACGACGACGTCCGCGGCGCCGAACTCGAACACATCCTCGCCGACGCCACCGCGGCCGGTTTCACCATCGGCGGCGACCAGCTCAAGACCAAGCCCAAGGGCTACCCGGCCGACCACCCCCGCATCGAGCTGCTGCGCCACAAGTCGCTCACCGCGCGCCGCGAGTTCGGCGCCCCCGACTGGCTGAGCACCCCGGCCGCCGCCACCGAGATCCGGCGGGCCTGGACCGAGCTGCGCCCGCTCGTCGAGTGGTTCACCGGCGTCTTCGAGGGCATCGAGCACTGA
- the egtD gene encoding L-histidine N(alpha)-methyltransferase, which produces MTAPLLDIHLTDDDLTAALRADAVAGLTAEPKSLPPKWFYDARGSELFERITELPEYYPTRTERALLERVVGEIAAAARPEVLVELGSGSAAKTRLLLDALTAEGSLKTYVPQDVSASALRGAAAEVAAEYPQLAVHGVVSDFTDTLHNLPRGGRRMIAFLGGTIGNLVPAERAEFLAGINEVLEPGELLLLGAGLVIDPAVLVPAYDDAAGVTAEFNRNVLHVLNHRLGADFEPAKFEHVALWDAANEWIEMRLRATEEMTATVADLDLTVRFAAGEEMRTEISAKFRPEGLRAELDAAGFTTARTWTDPDERFALVLAERQ; this is translated from the coding sequence ATGACCGCGCCGCTGCTGGACATCCACCTCACCGACGACGATCTCACCGCCGCCCTGCGGGCCGACGCCGTGGCAGGTCTGACGGCCGAGCCGAAGTCGCTGCCGCCCAAGTGGTTCTACGACGCCCGCGGCAGCGAACTGTTCGAGCGGATCACCGAGCTGCCCGAGTATTACCCGACTCGCACCGAGCGGGCCCTGCTGGAACGGGTCGTCGGAGAGATCGCCGCCGCCGCGCGGCCCGAGGTCCTGGTCGAGCTCGGCTCCGGCTCGGCCGCCAAGACCCGCCTGCTGCTCGACGCGCTCACCGCCGAGGGATCGCTGAAAACCTATGTGCCGCAGGATGTCTCCGCGTCGGCGCTGCGCGGGGCGGCCGCCGAGGTGGCGGCCGAGTATCCGCAGCTGGCGGTGCACGGTGTCGTCAGCGATTTCACCGACACCCTGCACAATCTGCCGCGCGGCGGCCGCCGGATGATCGCCTTCCTCGGCGGCACCATCGGCAACCTGGTCCCCGCCGAGCGCGCGGAGTTCCTGGCCGGCATCAACGAGGTGCTCGAACCCGGGGAACTGCTGCTGCTCGGCGCGGGTCTGGTGATCGATCCCGCGGTGCTGGTCCCGGCCTACGACGATGCCGCCGGTGTCACCGCCGAGTTCAACCGCAATGTGCTGCACGTGCTCAACCACCGTCTCGGCGCCGATTTCGAGCCGGCGAAGTTCGAGCACGTCGCGCTGTGGGACGCCGCGAACGAGTGGATCGAGATGCGCCTGCGCGCCACCGAGGAGATGACAGCCACTGTCGCCGATCTCGACCTCACCGTGCGGTTCGCGGCGGGTGAGGAGATGCGCACCGAGATCTCCGCCAAGTTCCGGCCCGAGGGACTGCGGGCCGAACTGGACGCGGCCGGTTTCACCACCGCGCGCACCTGGACGGACCCCGACGAGCGATTCGCCCTGGTCCTGGCCGAACGGCAGTGA
- the egtC gene encoding ergothioneine biosynthesis protein EgtC, which produces MCRHLGYLGPSESVGELVVRGPHSLYVQSWAPADMRAGGTINADGFGVAWWRRADIGVEGERAAVTRYRNAAPIWTDPAVVEVLGQLESRAVLAAVRSATVGMPVERGACAPFTDEHWAFSHNGVVPDWRIALTAVLADLDELLAPTPVFGSAAVLLHAESLTDSAALWVLLRGLLAAITPDGPVTSPDDALRLLVTAVLRRQPTARLNLLLGDGQRLWATTCRHALSVLVADDYIVLCSEPYDDDPRWRPIADHQLVAATAGHCTVTALELPATERVRS; this is translated from the coding sequence ATGTGCAGGCACCTGGGCTACCTCGGCCCGTCCGAGTCGGTCGGCGAACTCGTGGTGCGCGGACCGCATTCGCTGTACGTCCAGTCGTGGGCGCCCGCCGACATGCGGGCGGGCGGCACCATCAACGCCGACGGTTTCGGTGTCGCCTGGTGGCGCCGCGCCGATATCGGGGTCGAGGGCGAGCGCGCGGCCGTCACCCGCTATCGCAATGCCGCGCCGATCTGGACCGATCCGGCGGTGGTCGAGGTGCTCGGCCAGCTGGAATCGCGCGCCGTGCTCGCCGCCGTCCGGTCGGCCACCGTCGGCATGCCGGTGGAGCGGGGCGCGTGCGCGCCGTTCACCGACGAGCACTGGGCGTTCAGCCACAACGGTGTCGTGCCCGACTGGCGGATCGCGCTGACCGCCGTGCTCGCCGACCTGGACGAACTGCTCGCGCCCACACCGGTGTTCGGTTCCGCCGCCGTGCTCCTGCACGCCGAATCGCTGACCGACTCGGCGGCGCTGTGGGTGCTGCTGCGCGGCCTGCTCGCCGCGATCACGCCCGACGGCCCAGTCACCTCCCCGGACGACGCGCTGCGCCTGCTGGTCACCGCCGTCCTGCGCCGTCAGCCGACCGCGCGCCTGAACCTGCTGCTCGGCGACGGGCAGCGGCTGTGGGCCACCACCTGCAGGCACGCGCTGTCGGTGCTCGTCGCCGACGACTACATCGTGCTGTGCTCCGAACCGTACGACGACGATCCGCGGTGGCGGCCCATCGCCGACCACCAGCTGGTGGCCGCCACCGCGGGCCACTGCACCGTCACCGCTCTCGAGCTTCCCGCCACCGAAAGGGTCCGTTCATGA
- the egtB gene encoding ergothioneine biosynthesis protein EgtB yields MTLSAPADHSDRDRTRDRIAEVLQRARRRTATLTDSVGEADLVAQHSPLMSPLVWDLAHIGNQEELWLVRDVGGREAVRADIDELYDAFKHARANRPTLPLLNPDQARGYVGTVREKVWDVLDSSDLAGNPLVDNGFAFGMIAQHEQQHDETMLATHQLRVGAPVLSAPPAPTAAVPAAGEVRIPAGEFLMGTSADPWALDNERPAHPVHVPGFAIDVAPVTNEQYLAFVADGGYERPELWSERGWAHRQEAGLVAPQFWERDGEQWTRLAFGVRTPLRPRQPVVHVCWFEAQAYARWAGKRLPTEAEWEKAARYDPATGDSRRYPWGADAPDARHANLGQRHLEPAEVGAYPAGVSATGVHQLIGDVWEWCSSGFEAYPGFRAFPYREYSEVFFGGDYRILRGGSFGTDEVACRGTFRNWDHPIRRQIFAGFRLARDLRADEI; encoded by the coding sequence GTGACTCTCTCCGCCCCCGCCGATCACAGCGACCGCGACCGCACCCGCGACCGGATCGCCGAGGTATTGCAGCGCGCCCGCCGCCGCACCGCCACCCTCACCGACAGCGTCGGCGAAGCCGATCTCGTCGCCCAGCATTCGCCGCTGATGAGCCCGCTGGTCTGGGATCTTGCGCACATCGGCAATCAGGAGGAGCTGTGGCTCGTCCGCGATGTCGGTGGTCGCGAGGCCGTGCGGGCCGACATCGACGAGCTCTACGACGCGTTCAAACACGCCCGCGCGAACCGGCCCACGCTACCGCTGCTGAACCCCGACCAGGCCCGCGGCTACGTGGGCACCGTGCGCGAGAAGGTCTGGGACGTGCTGGATTCCAGTGACCTCGCCGGAAACCCGCTGGTGGACAACGGCTTCGCCTTCGGCATGATCGCCCAGCACGAACAGCAGCACGACGAGACCATGCTCGCCACTCATCAGCTGCGCGTCGGCGCGCCGGTGCTGTCGGCCCCGCCCGCACCCACCGCGGCGGTCCCGGCCGCGGGCGAGGTGCGGATTCCGGCGGGTGAGTTCCTGATGGGCACCTCCGCCGACCCCTGGGCGCTGGACAACGAGCGCCCGGCCCACCCGGTGCACGTGCCCGGCTTCGCCATCGATGTCGCGCCCGTCACCAACGAGCAGTACCTGGCGTTCGTCGCCGACGGCGGCTACGAGCGGCCCGAGCTGTGGTCGGAGCGCGGCTGGGCGCATCGCCAGGAGGCCGGGCTCGTCGCGCCGCAGTTCTGGGAGCGCGACGGCGAGCAGTGGACCCGCCTCGCCTTCGGCGTGCGCACGCCGCTGCGGCCGCGTCAGCCGGTGGTGCACGTGTGCTGGTTCGAGGCCCAGGCCTATGCGCGCTGGGCCGGAAAACGCCTGCCCACCGAGGCCGAATGGGAGAAGGCGGCCAGGTACGACCCGGCCACGGGCGACTCCCGGCGCTACCCCTGGGGTGCCGACGCGCCCGACGCGAGACACGCCAACCTCGGTCAGCGGCATCTGGAACCCGCCGAGGTCGGCGCCTATCCGGCCGGCGTCTCGGCCACCGGCGTGCACCAGCTGATCGGTGACGTCTGGGAATGGTGTTCCTCGGGTTTCGAGGCCTACCCGGGCTTCCGCGCGTTCCCCTACCGCGAGTACTCCGAAGTCTTCTTCGGCGGCGACTACCGGATCCTGCGCGGCGGTTCGTTCGGTACCGACGAGGTGGCCTGCCGCGGCACCTTCCGCAACTGGGACCACCCGATCCGGCGCCAGATCTTCGCCGGCTTCCGGCTCGCCCGCGATCTGCGAGCGGACGAGATCTGA
- the egtA gene encoding ergothioneine biosynthesis glutamate--cysteine ligase EgtA, producing MAVILERSSWPDSAVDQGELSSRAAAEAYVGGVCFKLGPPALIGAELEWLTVGPTGERPALELMAAALGPHAPVSIAPASAAAPLPGGSRVTIEPGGQIELSSAPFADPEALTQHLRADAARLRDLLAAAEIGIVAAAADVDRQAERLLRLPRYAAMERRFAAVGPFGTLMMCNTAATQVSVDAGADADEVRARWTALYVLGPALIAAFACSPRLAGAPRGEWASQRMRTWLRLDPSRTRPPVADWTDPIAAYAHWALDVPLLCVRCTEPGADWSPPPGATFADWLCGALDDEVGRRPNRADLDYHLTTLFPPVRASGHLEVRYLDTQPGDTWTTPIHLFDALLSAPAVIAEATALAAPVAGEWFRAARDGLADPELRAVATGLFELAEAHARSATAAQELAHAARRCRAGAVPSQSPSRSEPTR from the coding sequence ATGGCGGTCATTCTGGAACGTTCGTCATGGCCCGATTCCGCCGTCGACCAGGGCGAACTATCGTCCAGAGCCGCGGCGGAGGCCTATGTCGGCGGGGTCTGTTTCAAGCTCGGGCCACCCGCGCTGATCGGCGCCGAACTGGAGTGGCTCACCGTCGGGCCCACCGGTGAGCGGCCCGCACTCGAGCTCATGGCGGCGGCCCTCGGGCCCCACGCACCCGTCTCGATCGCCCCGGCCTCGGCCGCGGCCCCCCTGCCCGGCGGGAGCAGGGTGACCATCGAACCCGGTGGTCAGATAGAACTTTCCAGCGCACCGTTCGCCGATCCGGAGGCGCTGACGCAGCACCTGCGCGCTGATGCGGCCCGTTTGCGGGACCTGCTCGCCGCCGCGGAGATCGGCATCGTGGCCGCTGCCGCCGACGTCGATCGGCAGGCCGAACGCCTGCTCCGCCTCCCTCGCTACGCCGCCATGGAACGCCGCTTCGCGGCCGTCGGGCCGTTCGGCACGCTCATGATGTGCAATACCGCGGCCACCCAGGTCAGCGTCGACGCGGGCGCCGACGCCGACGAGGTGCGGGCCCGCTGGACCGCCCTGTACGTGCTCGGACCCGCGCTGATCGCCGCCTTCGCCTGTTCGCCCCGGCTGGCGGGCGCACCGCGGGGTGAGTGGGCCTCTCAGCGGATGCGCACCTGGTTGCGGCTGGATCCGTCGCGTACCAGGCCGCCGGTCGCCGACTGGACCGACCCGATCGCCGCCTACGCGCACTGGGCGCTGGACGTGCCGCTGCTCTGCGTGCGCTGTACCGAGCCGGGCGCGGACTGGTCACCGCCGCCCGGCGCCACCTTCGCCGACTGGCTGTGCGGGGCTCTCGACGACGAGGTCGGCCGCCGCCCGAACCGGGCCGACCTGGACTACCACCTCACCACCCTGTTCCCCCCGGTCCGCGCCTCCGGCCACCTCGAGGTCCGCTACCTCGACACCCAGCCGGGCGACACCTGGACCACCCCGATCCACCTCTTCGACGCGCTGCTCTCGGCGCCTGCCGTGATCGCCGAGGCGACCGCGCTGGCCGCGCCGGTCGCGGGGGAGTGGTTCCGCGCCGCCCGCGACGGACTGGCCGACCCGGAGCTGCGCGCCGTCGCGACCGGCCTGTTCGAGCTGGCCGAGGCACACGCCCGATCCGCCACCGCCGCACAGGAATTGGCGCACGCCGCGCGCCGGTGCCGCGCGGGTGCGGTCCCGTCCCAGTCCCCCTCTCGTTCGGAGCCGACCCGGTGA
- a CDS encoding aminotransferase class V-fold PLP-dependent enzyme, with product MLDLAAIRAATPGLSQGRIFLDSAGSSLSPTVVTEAVIAHLRREAEIGGYRAANERLDDLAAVKTSIAALIGATPDTIALSDSATRSWADFAYSIPLRPGDRILISEADYASNAIAALQRARQTGAVVEHIPSDDTGRLDTAALAAMLDERVRLVSLQHAPTNGGLVNPVAEATRIAHDAGALVLLDACQSIGQLPIDVAALGVDALSATGRKWLRGPRGTGFLYVRSELAQSMEPARLDLHSAQWVSRDEYRLAPDASRFEFWESSIAARLGLGAAVDYLLGIGPDQAYAAVAERADHLRKTLPEVPGVRVRDLGTEHSGIVSFTVDDRDPMWLRDRLAEHDVTVTVSHAWSTLLDMTGRALPAVVRASPHYFVSTEELDRFVATLARVTH from the coding sequence ATGTTGGATCTCGCCGCGATCAGAGCCGCCACCCCGGGACTTTCCCAGGGCCGAATCTTCCTCGACAGCGCCGGATCGTCGCTGTCGCCCACAGTGGTCACCGAGGCCGTCATCGCCCATCTGCGCCGCGAAGCGGAGATCGGTGGCTATCGGGCGGCAAACGAGCGTCTCGACGATCTGGCCGCGGTGAAGACCTCGATCGCGGCCCTGATCGGCGCGACCCCCGACACCATCGCGCTCAGTGACAGCGCCACCAGGTCGTGGGCCGATTTCGCGTACTCGATCCCGCTTCGTCCCGGCGACCGAATCCTCATCTCCGAGGCCGACTACGCCAGCAACGCGATCGCCGCCCTGCAACGTGCGCGCCAGACCGGCGCGGTGGTCGAGCACATCCCCAGCGACGACACCGGACGCCTGGATACCGCGGCGCTGGCGGCCATGCTGGACGAGCGGGTCCGGCTGGTCTCGCTCCAGCACGCGCCGACCAACGGCGGTCTGGTGAACCCGGTCGCCGAGGCCACCCGGATCGCGCACGACGCGGGCGCGCTGGTGCTGCTCGACGCCTGCCAGTCGATCGGACAGCTGCCCATCGACGTCGCCGCGCTGGGTGTCGACGCGCTCTCGGCCACCGGGCGCAAGTGGCTGCGCGGTCCGCGTGGCACCGGATTCCTGTATGTCCGAAGCGAACTCGCCCAGTCCATGGAACCCGCGCGGCTGGACCTGCACAGCGCGCAGTGGGTGAGCCGCGACGAGTACCGGCTCGCCCCCGACGCCTCGCGCTTCGAGTTCTGGGAATCCAGCATCGCCGCACGCCTCGGCCTCGGCGCCGCCGTCGACTACCTGCTCGGCATCGGCCCGGACCAGGCCTACGCGGCGGTGGCCGAGCGCGCGGACCACCTGCGCAAGACACTGCCCGAGGTGCCCGGCGTCCGGGTGCGCGACCTCGGCACCGAGCACAGCGGCATCGTCTCCTTCACCGTCGACGACCGCGACCCGATGTGGCTGCGCGACCGGCTCGCCGAACACGACGTCACGGTGACTGTGAGTCACGCCTGGTCGACCCTGCTCGACATGACCGGCCGCGCGCTACCCGCGGTGGTTCGCGCGTCCCCGCACTACTTCGTGAGCACCGAGGAGCTGGACCGCTTCGTCGCGACGCTGGCCCGCGTCACCCACTAG
- a CDS encoding TetR/AcrR family transcriptional regulator yields MSEPLRARLIDAGVELLERDGVGELGLRAIARAAGVSHGAPRRWFPTHAALLAAIAARGFADLTDRFAGLAAIDDPRERLRGMAIDYLDFAVTRPQMFTLMFRHDLLAGSGENLRATTRPLYGRIVDLVAAAAPGADATATALLLWTNVHGLATIAANRTLEVVAPDVDPRALADRIVGEHLR; encoded by the coding sequence ATGTCCGAACCGTTGCGCGCGCGCCTGATCGACGCCGGGGTCGAACTGCTCGAACGCGACGGCGTCGGTGAGCTGGGGCTGCGGGCCATCGCGCGCGCGGCCGGGGTGTCCCACGGTGCGCCGCGCCGCTGGTTCCCCACGCACGCCGCCCTGCTCGCGGCCATCGCGGCCCGCGGCTTCGCCGATCTGACCGACCGGTTCGCCGGGCTCGCGGCGATCGACGATCCCCGGGAGCGCCTGCGCGGGATGGCGATCGACTACCTCGACTTCGCCGTGACCAGGCCACAGATGTTCACCCTGATGTTCCGGCACGACCTGCTCGCCGGTTCCGGCGAGAATCTCCGGGCCACCACCCGCCCGCTGTACGGCCGGATCGTCGACCTGGTCGCCGCGGCGGCGCCGGGCGCCGACGCCACCGCGACGGCGCTGCTGCTGTGGACGAATGTGCACGGCCTGGCCACCATCGCGGCCAATCGCACCCTGGAAGTCGTTGCGCCCGACGTCGACCCGCGTGCGCTCGCCGACCGGATCGTCGGCGAGCATCTGCGCTAG
- a CDS encoding lysophospholipid acyltransferase family protein, with protein sequence MWYPLCKHVLIGPLLRLLGRPQVEGLEHIPRTGPVIIAANHLAFIDSLYLALVIPRPLTFLAKQEYFTGTGLRGRAKRRFFTAAGQVPVDRTGGDAAADALAAATAILARGGAWAIHPEGTRSVDGRVYRGRTGALRVAMATGAPVVPVVLDGTDRMNPRGRKLLRFTKVRISIQPARRYPAAVHRAQVRVATDQLMQEIARQSGRPYVDRYAASFAADHGARGNSVVSRG encoded by the coding sequence ATGTGGTACCCGCTGTGCAAACACGTCCTGATCGGCCCGCTGCTCCGGCTGCTCGGGCGACCGCAGGTCGAGGGGCTCGAGCACATACCGCGCACCGGGCCGGTCATCATCGCGGCCAATCACCTGGCCTTCATCGACTCGCTCTACCTGGCCCTGGTGATCCCGCGCCCGCTCACCTTCCTGGCCAAACAGGAGTACTTCACCGGGACCGGCCTGCGCGGGCGGGCGAAGCGACGGTTCTTCACCGCCGCCGGGCAGGTGCCGGTGGACCGGACCGGTGGCGACGCGGCCGCGGACGCGCTCGCCGCGGCCACCGCGATCCTCGCGCGGGGAGGCGCGTGGGCAATTCACCCCGAGGGCACCCGGTCGGTGGACGGCAGGGTCTATCGTGGTCGCACCGGGGCACTGCGCGTTGCCATGGCTACAGGGGCGCCGGTGGTGCCCGTGGTGCTGGACGGAACCGACCGCATGAACCCGCGCGGTCGGAAACTGTTGCGTTTCACCAAGGTGCGCATCAGCATCCAGCCGGCGCGGCGGTATCCGGCAGCGGTTCATCGAGCCCAGGTCAGAGTGGCAACTGACCAGCTGATGCAAGAAATTGCCAGGCAATCAGGTAGACCATATGTGGACCGCTACGCTGCCTCCTTCGCCGCCGACCACGGGGCGAGGGGGAACTCGGTTGTCAGTCGGGGTTAA